From the genome of Candidatus Methylacidiphilales bacterium, one region includes:
- a CDS encoding histidinol-phosphatase yields MSNRLLYETHMHTPLCKHAEGLPGEYAAVAEGRGLKGIIVTCHSPMPGGFSASVRMESEQFNEYVALVAQARKEWEGRIDIRLGLESDYFPGMEGWLEELHGRATFHYILGSVHPQIREYLAKFFKGDWTEFYRQYYRHLADAAETGLFDCLSHPDIVKNQGAEFWNVVELMPEIKKALDRIAATGIAMELNTSGVNKKVAEMNPGREILREIRERGIPVVVGGDAHEPERAGDGFIKALTILKEERFESVSYFLDRKRVEIPLDAALASLR; encoded by the coding sequence ATGTCAAACCGTCTGCTTTATGAAACCCACATGCACACGCCGCTGTGCAAACACGCGGAAGGATTGCCGGGCGAATATGCCGCCGTGGCCGAAGGCCGCGGTTTAAAAGGCATTATCGTCACCTGCCACAGCCCCATGCCCGGCGGCTTTTCCGCCTCGGTGCGGATGGAATCGGAACAGTTCAACGAGTATGTCGCGCTGGTTGCGCAAGCCCGGAAGGAATGGGAGGGACGCATCGACATCCGCCTGGGGCTCGAGAGCGATTATTTTCCGGGGATGGAGGGCTGGCTTGAAGAACTGCATGGGCGCGCAACATTCCACTACATCCTGGGGTCCGTGCATCCGCAGATCCGCGAATACCTGGCAAAATTTTTCAAGGGCGACTGGACGGAGTTTTACCGCCAATATTACCGGCATCTGGCCGATGCGGCGGAAACGGGACTTTTCGATTGTTTGTCGCATCCTGACATTGTGAAAAACCAGGGCGCGGAATTCTGGAATGTGGTGGAGTTGATGCCGGAAATCAAAAAGGCGCTGGACCGGATCGCCGCCACGGGGATTGCCATGGAACTCAACACCTCGGGCGTGAACAAAAAGGTGGCGGAGATGAATCCCGGCCGGGAAATTTTGCGCGAGATCCGGGAAAGAGGCATCCCGGTGGTGGTCGGTGGCGACGCGCATGAGCCGGAACGCGCGGGGGACGGATTCATAAAGGCCCTGACAATTCTAAAAGAGGAGCGGTTCGAATCCGTGAGTTATTTCCTGGACCGCAAACGGGTTGAAATTCCGCTGGATGCGGCCCTGGCGAGTCTGCGATAA
- a CDS encoding peptide chain release factor-like protein yields MPRDDFKKRCRSLGVNPADFEESFCRSSGPGGQNVNKVSTAVEFRHRPSGLAVSVQDSRFQAQNRRLARERLLDLIESRRQERTQMRLAAQAKARRQRARRSAGTKRELVAGKRVRSAIKQNRRRPSED; encoded by the coding sequence ATGCCACGAGATGATTTTAAAAAACGCTGCCGCAGCCTGGGTGTCAACCCGGCCGATTTCGAGGAATCGTTTTGCCGTTCCTCCGGCCCGGGCGGGCAGAATGTAAACAAGGTTTCCACGGCTGTGGAATTCAGGCACAGGCCGAGCGGCCTTGCCGTGTCGGTGCAGGATTCCCGTTTTCAAGCGCAGAACCGCAGGCTGGCCCGTGAACGATTGCTGGACCTCATTGAAAGCCGTCGGCAGGAACGCACCCAGATGCGATTGGCGGCCCAGGCCAAAGCGCGGCGGCAACGGGCCCGGAGATCGGCGGGAACCAAGCGCGAACTGGTGGCGGGGAAGCGCGTTCGTTCCGCCATTAAGCAAAATCGCCGCCGTCCGTCCGAGGATTAG